One genomic segment of Kogia breviceps isolate mKogBre1 chromosome 11, mKogBre1 haplotype 1, whole genome shotgun sequence includes these proteins:
- the NRXN1 gene encoding neurexin-1 isoform X38 gives MGTALLQRGGCFLVCLSLLLLGCWAELGSGLEFPGAEGQWTRFPKWNACCESEMSFQLKTRSARGLVLYFDDEGFCDFLELILTRGGRLQLSFSIFCAEPATLLADTPVNDGAWHSVRIRRQFRNTTLFIDQVEAKWVEVKSKRRDMTVFSGLFVGGLPPELRAAALKLTLASVREREPFKGWIRDVRVNSSQALPVDSGEVKLDDEPPNSGGGSPCEAGEEGEGGVCLNGGVCSVVDDQAVCDCSRTGFRGKDCSQEDNNVEGLAHLMMGDQGVVNSGALE, from the coding sequence ATGGGGACGGCGCTTCTCCAGCGCGGGGGCTGCTTTCTCGTGTGCCTCTCGCTGCTGCTCCTGGGCTGCTGGGCAGAGCTGGGCAGCGGGCTGGAGTTCCCGGGCGCTGAGGGCCAGTGGACGCGCTTCCCCAAGTGGAACGCCTGCTGCGAGAGCGAGATGAGCTTCCAGCTCAAGACGCGCAGCGCCCGGGGCCTAGTGCTCTACTTCGACGATGAGGGTTTCTGCGACTTCCTGGAGCTCATCCTGACGCGCGGCGGCCGCCTGCAGCTCAGCTTCTCCATCTTCTGCGCCGAGCCCGCCACGCTCCTGGCCGACACGCCGGTCAACGACGGCGCGTGGCACAGCGTGCGTATCCGACGTCAGTTCCGCAACACCACGCTCTTCATCGACCAGGTCGAGGCCAAGTGGGTGGAGGTCAAGTCCAAGCGCCGGGACATGACGGTGTTCAGCGGTCTCTTCGTCGGGGGTCTGCCCCCGGAACTGCGCGCCGCGGCGCTCAAGCTCACGCTGGCCTCTGTGCGGGAGCGAGAGCCCTTCAAAGGGTGGATTCGCGACGTCCGGGTCAACTCCTCTCAGGCCCTGCCGGTGGACAGCGGCGAGGTGAAGCTGGACGACGAGCCGCCCAATAGCGGCGGCGGGAGCCCGTGCGAGGCTGGCGAGGAGGGCGAGGGCGGGGTGTGCCTCAACGGAGGCGTGTGCTCCGTAGTGGACGACCAGGCGGTGTGCGACTGCTCGCGAACCGGCTTCCGCGGCAAGGACTGCAGCCAAG